The following nucleotide sequence is from Pandoraea thiooxydans.
GTGCGCGACACGACCTGGGTCGATAACGTGATGCGTGTGAGCCTGACACAGCGGCAAGTAAAGGACAGCCCGGACATCGACACCGACAAGCCGGTGTGTCGTCAGCATGAAGTTGATTACCACAATTATTACGGCTATCCGAACTATTGGGAGGGCGCGAATCTGTGGGGCGCAAGTATGTATCCGGTGATTCCCTGGGTTGACTCGTCAGCTGGCGTGGAGACGCTACGGGAGTCCCGTGAGGCCGCGGTTGCCCACGAAATGCAAGCGCGGCTGACACTCAAAGGAGAGCCGGCCGACCCGCACCTGCGCAGTTGCGATGAAGTGGCCGGCTATGAGGTGCTGGCAACCGATGGGCTGATCGGCAGAGTGGCTGATTTCATTTTCGACGACAAACACTGGGCGGTACGCTATATCGACGTCGATACTCATCGCCGGATGCCGGGCAAACATGTCCTGATCTCTCGGGCCTGGGTCGATCAAGTCAGTTGGACCGAACATCAGGTGTTGGTGGACGTCACTCGCAAAGCGGTTGAAACCGGTCCGGCATATGAAGCCGGGCATCCGCTCACGCGCCAGCAGGAGGCCAATCTTCACGAACATCACGAACGCGCTCCATACTGGCCCTTGACCGACGTTCAGGAGTGTGCGAGGCTCGAACCATAAGCGATGAAACTCTCCACGGACGCCGAACTGCACTTGCTGCAGCAGGAAGCGTTCTCCTATTTTTTGCAGGAAGCCAGTGTCGTTAACGGCTTAATGCGCGACAAAACCGCTCCCGCTTGGCCGGCCAGCATTGCGGCGACCGGGTTGGCGTTGTCGGCCTATCCGGTGGGTGTGGAGCGCGCAATGATGGCGCGCGACGCTGCGGTCGAGCGCACGCTCAAAACGCTTAGATTCTTCTGGAACAGCCCGCAGGGTCCCGAACCGGATGCCACCGGCTATCACGGTTTTTTTTACCATTTTCTCGATATGCAAACCGGGCGGCGCGCCTGGCAATGTGAGCTATCCACAGTGGATACCGCATTGCTGCTGGCCGGCGCGCTCACCGCCGGCGTGTACTTCGACGCGAACACGGCCGACGAGCAGGAGATCCGCGCGCTGGCCGATGCGCTCTATCGGCGTGCCGACTGGGCTTGGGCGCAAAACGGCGGCGATACCGTAACGCATGGCTGGCGCCCCGAAAGCGGTTTCATCGAATACCGCTGGGAAGGTTATGACGAGGCATTGCTGCTCTATATCTTCGGAATGGGCTCGCCTACCCATCCGCTACCCGAGCGCTGCTATGCCGCGTGGACGTCGACTTACGCATGGCAAAACTGCTACGGTATCGACCATCTCTACGCGGGGCCGCTGTTCACGCATCAGCTCTCGCATCTTTGGATCGATTTTCGCGCTATCCAGGATGCCTTTATGCGCGATAAAGGTATCGACTACTTCGAGAATAGCCGCCGCGCGACCCAGGTGCAGCGTCGGTATGCGCTCGACAATCCGCTCAAATTCAGCGGCTATGGCGATTGTTGCTGGGGCATCACCGCCAGTGACGGGCCGGGTCCCGAGACGCTTGAGGTTGGCGGCATCGAGCGCCAGTTTTTCGGCTACCTCGGCCGCGGTGCGCCCCAGGGGCCGGACGACGGCACGCTCTCGCCGTGGGCTGTGGTCGCATCCCTGCCGTTTGCCCCGGAGATCGTCTTTCCTGTGATCGACCATTTCATTTATCACGCGAAATTGAAGCGCACGAATCGCTATGGCTTCACAGCCTCCTTCAATCCAACGCACCCCGGAAAACCCGCCAATCCCAATGGCTGGGTGTCGCCATGGCACTACGGCTTGAATCAGGGGCCGATCGTGCTGATGATCGAAAATTATCGAACCGGCCTGCCGTGGGAATGGATGCGGCAGTGCGGCTACGTCGCGAACGGCCTGCGGCGCGCGGGTTTCACGGGCGGATGGCTCCGAGCGCAGCTTAGAGGCACACGCCTCCCGCGGGTTCCATGCGACACACGGCTATGACGGACTATGTCTCGCCGACCGCGCCAAGCGCCTGATCCACGATGTGCTGGGCTTCGGTCAGAATGTCGCGCAAATGCGCTTCGCCCCGCGAACTCTCGCCATAGATCTTGTAGATATTTTCGGTGCCGGACGGACGCGCGGCGAACCAGCCATGCTCGGCAATCACCTTGAGACCGCCGATCGCCGCATCGTTGCCCGGCGCGCGCGTGAGCACCGCCTGAATGGGTTCTCCGGCCAAGGATTTCGAATTCACTTGCCGGGGCTCCAGTTGCGCCAGCCTGATTTTTTGCGCCGGCGTCGCGGCGGCTTGGACCCGGTCGGCGGCCAGCTCGCCGAACTGGGCCGTCAAGTCACGGTAGATCTCGCCTGGATCGCGCTCCATGCGCGCCGTCATTTCCGCCGACAGCAGGGCCGGTATCAGCCCATCCTTGTCGGTCGTCCAGGCCGTACCGTCGCGCCGCAAGAAACTTGCTCCCGCGCTTTCTTCACCGCCGAAGCCGAGCGTGCCATCCAGCAAGCCCGCGGAAAACCATTTAAAACCGACCGGAACTTCATGGAGCTTGCGCGCGAGCTTGGCGCACACTCGGTCGATCATCCGCGTGCTCACTACGGTTTTGCCGATGGCGGCGTCCTTGGGCCAGTCGGGACGATGCTGGAACAGGTAGTAGATGGCCGCCGACAAATAGTGATTCGGCGGCAGCAGTCCGGCCTCGCGCGTAACGATGCCGTGCCGGTCATGGTCGGTGTCGCAGGCGAACGCGATATCGAAACGATCCTTCAGGCCAATCAAGCCCTGCATCGCATAGGTGGAGGACGGATCCATGCGGATCCGCCCATCCCAATCGACCGTCATGAAGCGAAAAGTCGCATCGACGGCGGGATTGACGACGCTCAGATCCAGCCGATAGCGATCGGCGATCGCCGGCCAGTAATGGACCCCCGCGCCGCCCAGTGGATCGACGCCCATGCGGATATGCGCGCCGCGGATCGCATCGAGGTCGATCACGTTGCCCAGGTCGCCCACGTAGGCATCCAGAAAATCGTACTGATGCGTGGTCGGCGCCTTTTCCGCTTGCGCCAACGTCATTCGCTTGACCTCACGCAGGCCGCCCTCGAGAATGTTATTGGCCTGCTTTTCGATCCAGCCGGTGACATCGGTGCCCGCCGGGCCGCCATGCGGCGGGTTGTATTTGAAACCGCCATTGTCGGGTGGATTGTGCGATGGCGTAACGACGATACCGTCGGCCAGACCCGTGCTGCGTCCTCGATTGTGATTGACAATGGCCAGAGAAACCGCGGGGGTCGGCGTGTATTCACCGCCGGCCGAGACCATGACGTCCACGCCATTGGCAGCCAGCACCTGCAGCGCGCTGGCAAAAGCCGGTCCGGAGAGCGCATGCGTGTCGATGCCAATGAATAGCGGGCCGCCGATGCCTTGCTGGCGGCGATATCGGCAAATGGCCTGGCTGATGGCCAGCACATGGGCTTCATTGAATGAGCGCTCGAACGCGCAGCCGCGATGCCCGGAGGTGCCGAACGCGACGCGTTGCGCCGGGATACTCGGATCGGGCAGGTCGCTGTAGTATGCCGTGACGAGCTTGGCAATGTCGACCAGCAGCGTCGGCGGGGCTGGCTTACCGGCCAGGGGGCTGATTTTCATGGATTGCGGTTCACTCCCATCGGCTAGCCCATTACCCGATTGTCAAGGGCTGGTCGGATCCAGCGTGTCGCGCCTGCTCGAAAATTCGCACCCATTCAAGATAGCGCTTGGCAATGCTTGCGGCTGCCTCCTGGCGCGTCGTTTTCTGCGCCAGATAATCGGCGAGCGCTTGCCAAAAACTGGTGCGCCCCACCGCGAACCCGATGAATCCGCGCACGCTCGCCGCCGTGCTCAGCCAGTGCGTTACCCTGACCTCATCCGCGCCGCGCCCAAGCACGATGCAACTCACGTCGTCGCGCCCGTTGCGCTGCACGGTTTGGACAATCTGCTCGCAATGCTGGCGCCGATCGAGCCCTTCGATCTTCCACACATCGGGCTCGACGCCTTCGTTCTGGAAAATTCGAATCGCCCGGGACATCAGCTCGGGCCGCAGCTGTTTGTCATATGCGTCCTTATCCTGTTCGACGCGTTTCATCTGCGCGGCGGTTGCCGGCACCAGCAATTCGAACATGAACAGTTGCTGCGCGGTGCCGCAATACACGGAGAGTTGCTTGATGCGTGCGATCTGCCGACGATTGAGCGCGGCATCACCCTCCGGGTTGTAGCGCACGAGAATTTTCGCGAAGGTCGGGCTGAACGTTTCGATGTGCGCGGCATAATTCTCGCCGTATTCGAATTCGAACTCGTCGACACCGCTTTTCTCGACCGAGAGCGCGGTGGTGTAGCCACGTTTCGCGGCATCGCGCAAAATGGCGGCGCCGAACTCCTCGTCGACCAGCACCGCGGCGCACGCGGCCGGCAGGCCTTTCGCCAAGGCTTGCTGGAAGCCCTCGTAAATCAACTGCTTGCTGTCGATCACCGCGTCGCGCTGCGGTAGCGTGAGCGGCGCGCTGAATTGGAACAGACCGCTCAAGTACGATTGGCGATGATCGAACGGCAGCAGATAAAGCGGTTTGCGATAGCCTCGTTGCATGATCGTTTCCCCTTGAAGGGCGAGTCGCGTCTTACGTCATTGCTAGCGCCTCTTCAACTGGCGGTAGCGCCGAATTAGCGCATTGGTCGAACTGTCGTGCCGCAGCATCGGCTCTTGCGGGCTTTCCAGCTCCGGAATGGTTCGCTCGGCCAATGCCTTGCCAAGCTCCACGCCCCACTGGTCGAACGAATCGATTTGCCAGACGGCGCCTTGCGTGAAAACACTATGTTCGTAGAGCGCCACCAGGCGGCCCAGCGTTTCCGGCGTCAGGCGTTCCGCGAGCAGCGTGTTGCTGGGGCGATTGCCCTCGAAAAGACGATGCGGCACCAGCCAGTCGGGCGTGCCCTCGGCCTCGACTTCGGCCTGCGTCTTGCCGAACGCGAGCGCTTCGCTCTGGGCGAACAGATTGGCCATCAATAGATCGTGATGACGCGCCAGCGCATTCAGGGGCTGGCAAAAGCCGATGAAATCGCACGGAATGAGCCGGGTGCCCTGATGAATCAACTGGTAGAAGGAATGTTGGCCGTTGGTGCCCGGCTCGCCCCAGTAGATCGGTCCGGTCTGATAATCGACTGGCGCGCCGTGCAGCGTCACGTGCTTACCGTTACTCTCCATCGTCAGTTGCTGAAGATAGGCCGGAAAGCGCTTCAAGTACTGCTCGTAGGGCAGCACGGCAACTGTCTCGGCGCCGAGAAAATTGTTGTTCCATAGCGCGATCAGACCCATCAGCACAGGCAGGTTCCGTTCGAAGGGCGCCGTGCGGAAATGCTCGTCCATCGCGCGAAAACCCGCCAGCATGGCGCGAAAATGCTCGTCGCCGACGGCCAGCATGGTCGACAGGCCGATCGCCGAATCCATCGAGTAGCGCCCGCCGGCCCAGTCCCACATCGCGAACATGTGGTCGGTGTCGATGCCGAATTCGGCGACGCCCTTCGCATTGGTCGATACCGCCACGAAGTGCTTGGCGACCGCGCGCTCGTCCACGAGCTTGTTGAGCAGCCAGGCGCGCGCCGACCGCGCATTGGTCAGGGTCTCGAGCGTTTTGAAGCTCTTCGAGCAGACCACGAACAGCGTCTGCTCGGGCTTCAGGTCGCGCGTGGCCTCCGCGAAATCCGTGCCGTCGATGTTCGAAATGAAGCGAACAGTCATGTCGCGCCGGCTGTAGTGGCGCAGCGCCTCGAAGGCCATCACCGGGCCCAGATCCGAG
It contains:
- a CDS encoding PRC-barrel domain-containing protein, with the translated sequence MLHNVKELLGCHIHANDGEIGTVKDLYFDDERWVIRYLVVETGTWLASRRVLISPISVRDTTWVDNVMRVSLTQRQVKDSPDIDTDKPVCRQHEVDYHNYYGYPNYWEGANLWGASMYPVIPWVDSSAGVETLRESREAAVAHEMQARLTLKGEPADPHLRSCDEVAGYEVLATDGLIGRVADFIFDDKHWAVRYIDVDTHRRMPGKHVLISRAWVDQVSWTEHQVLVDVTRKAVETGPAYEAGHPLTRQQEANLHEHHERAPYWPLTDVQECARLEP
- a CDS encoding glucoamylase family protein; the protein is MKLSTDAELHLLQQEAFSYFLQEASVVNGLMRDKTAPAWPASIAATGLALSAYPVGVERAMMARDAAVERTLKTLRFFWNSPQGPEPDATGYHGFFYHFLDMQTGRRAWQCELSTVDTALLLAGALTAGVYFDANTADEQEIRALADALYRRADWAWAQNGGDTVTHGWRPESGFIEYRWEGYDEALLLYIFGMGSPTHPLPERCYAAWTSTYAWQNCYGIDHLYAGPLFTHQLSHLWIDFRAIQDAFMRDKGIDYFENSRRATQVQRRYALDNPLKFSGYGDCCWGITASDGPGPETLEVGGIERQFFGYLGRGAPQGPDDGTLSPWAVVASLPFAPEIVFPVIDHFIYHAKLKRTNRYGFTASFNPTHPGKPANPNGWVSPWHYGLNQGPIVLMIENYRTGLPWEWMRQCGYVANGLRRAGFTGGWLRAQLRGTRLPRVPCDTRL
- the pgm gene encoding phosphoglucomutase (alpha-D-glucose-1,6-bisphosphate-dependent) is translated as MKISPLAGKPAPPTLLVDIAKLVTAYYSDLPDPSIPAQRVAFGTSGHRGCAFERSFNEAHVLAISQAICRYRRQQGIGGPLFIGIDTHALSGPAFASALQVLAANGVDVMVSAGGEYTPTPAVSLAIVNHNRGRSTGLADGIVVTPSHNPPDNGGFKYNPPHGGPAGTDVTGWIEKQANNILEGGLREVKRMTLAQAEKAPTTHQYDFLDAYVGDLGNVIDLDAIRGAHIRMGVDPLGGAGVHYWPAIADRYRLDLSVVNPAVDATFRFMTVDWDGRIRMDPSSTYAMQGLIGLKDRFDIAFACDTDHDRHGIVTREAGLLPPNHYLSAAIYYLFQHRPDWPKDAAIGKTVVSTRMIDRVCAKLARKLHEVPVGFKWFSAGLLDGTLGFGGEESAGASFLRRDGTAWTTDKDGLIPALLSAEMTARMERDPGEIYRDLTAQFGELAADRVQAAATPAQKIRLAQLEPRQVNSKSLAGEPIQAVLTRAPGNDAAIGGLKVIAEHGWFAARPSGTENIYKIYGESSRGEAHLRDILTEAQHIVDQALGAVGET
- a CDS encoding 2-deoxy-5-keto-D-gluconate 6-phosphate aldolase domain-containing protein; translation: MQRGYRKPLYLLPFDHRQSYLSGLFQFSAPLTLPQRDAVIDSKQLIYEGFQQALAKGLPAACAAVLVDEEFGAAILRDAAKRGYTTALSVEKSGVDEFEFEYGENYAAHIETFSPTFAKILVRYNPEGDAALNRRQIARIKQLSVYCGTAQQLFMFELLVPATAAQMKRVEQDKDAYDKQLRPELMSRAIRIFQNEGVEPDVWKIEGLDRRQHCEQIVQTVQRNGRDDVSCIVLGRGADEVRVTHWLSTAASVRGFIGFAVGRTSFWQALADYLAQKTTRQEAAASIAKRYLEWVRIFEQARHAGSDQPLTIG
- the pgi gene encoding glucose-6-phosphate isomerase, with amino-acid sequence MSDAVQTHSPTLTQSPAWQALQAHCQTLRGQHLRQLFADDPKRGERLALEACGFYFDYSKNRVTAQTLALLIALADSRGLRERIDAMFSGQKINATEQRAVLHTALRAPSDASVMLDGEDVVPQVHAVLEKMEAFTRRIHDGQWRGYTGEPIRNVVNIGIGGSDLGPVMAFEALRHYSRRDMTVRFISNIDGTDFAEATRDLKPEQTLFVVCSKSFKTLETLTNARSARAWLLNKLVDERAVAKHFVAVSTNAKGVAEFGIDTDHMFAMWDWAGGRYSMDSAIGLSTMLAVGDEHFRAMLAGFRAMDEHFRTAPFERNLPVLMGLIALWNNNFLGAETVAVLPYEQYLKRFPAYLQQLTMESNGKHVTLHGAPVDYQTGPIYWGEPGTNGQHSFYQLIHQGTRLIPCDFIGFCQPLNALARHHDLLMANLFAQSEALAFGKTQAEVEAEGTPDWLVPHRLFEGNRPSNTLLAERLTPETLGRLVALYEHSVFTQGAVWQIDSFDQWGVELGKALAERTIPELESPQEPMLRHDSSTNALIRRYRQLKRR